In the genome of Lynx canadensis isolate LIC74 chromosome X, mLynCan4.pri.v2, whole genome shotgun sequence, one region contains:
- the GLOD5 gene encoding glyoxalase domain-containing protein 5 isoform X1: MRGAEKETGNLGVTSGNVISFEFFFKSWRNSSQTPSPCLIHRLDHIVMTVKSIKDTTMFYSKILGMEVTTFKGDRKALCFGDQKFNLHEVGKEFEPKAAHPVPGSLDICLITEVPLEEMVQHLKVCDVPIEEGPVPRTGAKGPIMSIYFRDPDRNLIEVSNYISS; the protein is encoded by the exons ATGAGGGGAGctgagaaggaaacaggaaatTTGGGTGTGACCAGTGGCAATGTgatctcttttgaatttttttttaagtcatggaGGAACAGCAGTCAGACTCCTTCCCCATGTCTTATCCATAGACTGGACCACATTGTGATGACAGTAAAGAGTATCAAAGACACCACGATGTTTTATTCCAAGATCCTGGGCATGGAAGTCACAACTTTCAAG GGCGACCGGAAAGCATTGTGTTTTGGAGACCAGAAATTTAACCTCCATGAGGTGGGAAAGGAATTTGAACCCAAAGCTGCTCACCCAGTTCCTGGCTCCCTGGACATATGTCTGATCACAGAGGTACCTTTGGAGGAAATGGTCCAGCACCTCAAG GTTTGTGATGTCCCCATTGAGGAGGGTCCAGTCCCCAGAACAGGGGCCAAAGGACCCATTATGTCCATCTACTTCCGAGACCCTGACAGAAACCTGATTGAGGTGTCCAACTATATCTCCTCATGA